Proteins encoded within one genomic window of Rubripirellula tenax:
- a CDS encoding Na(+)/H(+) antiporter subunit D, with product MNVVANLPPGWIMIAGALVLLLAVPRTMHSLGVLVVSAISLVSFLYRFSFSEDVTFGNIELFGAQLQMVRVDKFSRVFALVFHIAAIVAAIYALHLRDTKQSIAAMVYAGAAIGAACAGDLVTLFVYWELTAISSVILVWATNTETAYRSGMRYLIIQVASGVLLLSGAIFQFVQTGSLAFESFVVDGQSLSPAGILVLLAFGIKCAFPLLHNWLQDSYPNATPTGTVFLSAFTTKLAVYSLIRGFAGYEPLIWIGCAMTLFPIVFAVIENDLRRVLAYSLNNQLGFMVVGIGIGSELALNGTVAHAFCHIIYKSLLFMSMGAVMLRVGTTKATELGGLHKSMPWTTAYCMIGAGAISGFPLLSGFISKSMIISAAGEAHLFWVWIVLLIASAGVMEHSGIKIPFFAFFAHDSGKRVDEAPLNMLVAMAIAAAFCIGLGVAYPLLYRILPFDVDYHPYTVTHVVTQLQLLMFAGLAFVFLMKSGLYPDEKRATVLDTDWVYRRALPKFVRGLRVTVDTVGGSMRGDTNVVLQSFYQNAKSTFDENGILGRTWSSGTMAFWTTVLLATCLGIYYF from the coding sequence ATGAACGTCGTCGCTAACTTGCCGCCCGGATGGATCATGATCGCCGGCGCGCTGGTACTCTTGTTGGCCGTGCCCCGCACGATGCACAGCTTGGGCGTGTTGGTCGTTTCGGCGATCAGTCTGGTCAGCTTTCTGTACCGTTTTTCGTTTTCCGAAGACGTCACGTTTGGCAACATCGAACTGTTCGGCGCCCAGCTGCAGATGGTTCGTGTCGACAAATTCAGTCGCGTTTTTGCGTTGGTGTTCCACATCGCGGCGATCGTTGCGGCGATCTACGCGTTGCATCTTCGCGATACGAAACAGTCAATCGCTGCGATGGTGTATGCAGGCGCCGCGATCGGCGCGGCTTGCGCGGGCGACCTGGTGACGCTGTTCGTTTATTGGGAATTGACGGCGATTTCGAGCGTCATTTTGGTCTGGGCGACCAACACCGAAACGGCCTACCGATCGGGCATGCGGTACTTGATCATCCAAGTCGCCTCGGGCGTGCTGTTGTTGTCGGGTGCCATTTTCCAATTCGTGCAAACCGGATCGTTGGCGTTCGAAAGTTTCGTTGTCGACGGCCAATCGCTTTCGCCGGCGGGAATCTTGGTTCTGTTGGCTTTCGGAATCAAGTGTGCATTCCCGCTGTTGCACAATTGGTTGCAAGACTCGTACCCCAACGCGACGCCGACGGGAACGGTTTTTCTAAGTGCGTTCACGACCAAGCTGGCTGTCTATTCGCTAATTCGCGGTTTCGCCGGATACGAACCGTTGATCTGGATCGGTTGCGCGATGACGTTGTTTCCGATCGTCTTTGCGGTGATCGAAAATGATTTACGGCGAGTCTTGGCGTATAGCTTGAACAACCAACTGGGGTTCATGGTTGTCGGCATCGGTATCGGCAGCGAGCTTGCGCTCAATGGCACCGTGGCACACGCGTTCTGTCACATCATCTACAAATCGTTGTTGTTCATGTCGATGGGCGCGGTCATGTTGCGCGTCGGGACGACGAAGGCGACGGAGTTGGGCGGATTGCACAAATCGATGCCCTGGACGACGGCGTACTGCATGATCGGTGCGGGCGCGATTTCGGGGTTCCCGCTGTTGAGCGGATTCATCAGCAAGTCGATGATCATTTCGGCGGCCGGCGAAGCCCATTTGTTCTGGGTCTGGATCGTGCTGCTGATCGCTTCGGCGGGCGTGATGGAGCACTCGGGGATCAAGATTCCGTTCTTCGCGTTCTTTGCCCACGACAGCGGCAAGCGGGTCGACGAAGCACCGCTAAACATGCTGGTCGCGATGGCGATTGCGGCTGCGTTTTGCATCGGGCTGGGCGTCGCCTATCCGCTGCTGTACCGGATCCTTCCGTTCGACGTCGACTACCATCCGTATACGGTGACGCACGTGGTCACCCAATTGCAGTTGTTGATGTTCGCCGGCTTGGCGTTCGTGTTTCTGATGAAATCGGGTTTGTATCCCGACGAGAAGCGAGCGACGGTGCTGGACACCGACTGGGTCTATCGCCGGGCGCTGCCCAAGTTTGTGCGAGGCTTGCGAGTGACGGTCGACACTGTCGGCGGCAGCATGCGTGGCGACACGAACGTGGTCCTGCAAAGCTTTTATCAAAACGCGAAATCAACGTTCGATGAAAACGGAATTTTGGGTCGAACATGGTCCAGCGGAACGATGGCATTTTGGACCACGGTGCTGCTGGCGACGTGTTTGGGCATCTACTACTTCTAG
- a CDS encoding heme biosynthesis HemY N-terminal domain-containing protein, whose product MTNPSTDSEPSWFERPQNIKKLTGALVVSCVVLVIADGFYENPHPHFDLETSFGFQAWFGFIAFVVIVFLGRLLRLIVSKPEDYYERRR is encoded by the coding sequence ATGACAAATCCATCCACCGATTCTGAACCAAGCTGGTTCGAACGACCGCAAAACATCAAAAAGTTGACCGGCGCACTGGTGGTGTCGTGCGTCGTTTTGGTGATCGCCGACGGGTTTTACGAAAACCCGCATCCGCATTTCGATCTCGAAACATCGTTCGGCTTTCAAGCGTGGTTCGGTTTCATCGCCTTTGTGGTGATCGTTTTTTTGGGTCGATTGCTTCGGTTGATCGTCAGCAAGCCAGAGGACTACTATGAACGTCGTCGCTAA
- a CDS encoding proton-conducting transporter transmembrane domain-containing protein: MTPENQIIIALALPLVAFAFNFAFGKIPNLRETSTVVIGSVLFVVVAMLSRSVFAGARPEWALGEILPGFAIRFEVEPLGMLFAMVASGLWILTTIYGAGYMRGHHEKHQTRFFGCFALAIFAAMASAFAANLFTLFVAYELMTVSTYPLVTHHGDQDARRGGRIYLGILLSTSVAFFMLAIAWTWSVAGTLDFRPGGILQSAYEADKISQTGLGVLLGLFAFGIGKAALMPFHRWLPAAMVAPTPVSALLHAVAVVKVGVFSVMKVAVYIFGIDLLQSTGVSVWLMYVAGYTLLVASLVAMTKDNLKARLAYSTIGQLAYITLGAMLANPSGVVGGGMHIAMHAVGKITLFFCAGAIYVAAHKKNISEMRGLGRQMPYTFAAFAIASISIIGLPPGGGAWSKWFLAVGTVESGHYTLTAALMISSLLNIAYLVPIPVLAFMSPLERSDEEKHNEEKHDDHHHAESTDEIHEAPLACVLPLCITALGSVWLFFAAESIYKVLLPITQ; this comes from the coding sequence ATGACGCCTGAGAATCAAATCATCATCGCACTGGCACTTCCGCTCGTTGCGTTCGCTTTCAACTTTGCGTTCGGCAAGATCCCGAACCTGCGCGAAACCAGCACCGTGGTGATCGGATCGGTGTTGTTCGTTGTCGTTGCGATGCTGTCGCGATCCGTGTTTGCCGGAGCGCGCCCCGAATGGGCGTTGGGCGAAATTTTGCCCGGTTTTGCGATCCGCTTTGAAGTCGAACCACTGGGCATGCTGTTCGCGATGGTTGCATCGGGATTGTGGATTCTGACCACGATCTACGGCGCCGGTTACATGCGGGGACATCACGAAAAACATCAAACGCGATTCTTTGGCTGTTTCGCCTTGGCAATCTTTGCGGCCATGGCGTCGGCGTTCGCCGCGAACCTGTTTACGTTGTTTGTCGCGTATGAATTGATGACCGTGTCGACGTATCCGTTGGTAACGCATCACGGTGACCAAGACGCCCGCCGCGGCGGACGGATCTACTTGGGCATCCTGCTTTCGACGTCGGTTGCGTTCTTCATGTTGGCGATCGCGTGGACTTGGTCAGTCGCGGGAACGTTGGATTTTCGACCGGGCGGCATTTTGCAATCGGCCTACGAAGCGGACAAGATTTCGCAAACCGGTCTTGGCGTGCTGTTGGGTCTATTCGCGTTCGGGATCGGCAAAGCGGCGCTGATGCCGTTTCACCGCTGGTTGCCGGCCGCCATGGTCGCGCCGACACCGGTCAGCGCGCTGCTGCATGCGGTGGCGGTCGTCAAAGTCGGTGTATTTTCCGTCATGAAGGTCGCCGTCTACATTTTCGGGATCGACCTGCTGCAATCGACCGGCGTCAGCGTTTGGTTGATGTATGTGGCGGGCTACACGCTGCTGGTGGCTTCGCTGGTGGCAATGACAAAAGATAATCTGAAAGCCCGTTTGGCGTATTCAACGATCGGACAACTGGCCTACATCACGCTGGGGGCGATGCTGGCGAATCCGTCGGGCGTCGTCGGTGGCGGGATGCACATCGCGATGCACGCGGTCGGCAAGATCACGTTGTTCTTTTGTGCCGGGGCGATCTACGTTGCCGCTCACAAGAAAAATATCAGCGAGATGCGGGGACTCGGTCGCCAGATGCCGTACACCTTCGCGGCCTTTGCGATCGCATCGATCAGCATCATCGGATTGCCGCCCGGTGGCGGCGCGTGGAGCAAATGGTTCTTGGCGGTCGGCACCGTCGAAAGCGGGCACTACACGTTGACGGCCGCGCTGATGATCAGTTCGCTGCTGAACATCGCGTACTTGGTGCCGATTCCCGTGTTGGCGTTTATGTCACCGCTTGAACGCAGCGACGAAGAAAAGCACAACGAAGAAAAGCACGACGATCACCACCACGCCGAATCAACTGATGAAATCCACGAAGCGCCGCTCGCATGCGTGCTTCCGCTATGCATCACGGCGCTGGGCAGCGTTTGGTTGTTCTTTGCGGCCGAATCCATCTACAAAGTGTTGCTGCCGATCACTCAGTGA
- a CDS encoding monovalent cation/H+ antiporter subunit D family protein, protein MEPNLPVLLIVLPMVAAPLCVLVGNRYVAHVIALMASIGTFAIAMMLMAQVINTGVIRYDIGGWEPPYGIEYVIDSLSAFVILFVSGMAVVTLVYAPDSVDSEIPKSKQTLFYATFLLCVTGLLGMVATGDLFNVFVFLEISSLSSYALISLGRTRRAPLAALQYLILGSIGATFILIGIGLLYQMTGTLNMADIASRIDTTDGPRTMLVALAFLTIGLYVKMAVFPLHTWLPNAYTYAPSAVTIFIAATATKVSVYAFIRLIYGIITPEFAFDILPLDSALRVLALVGIFAASMAAIFQDNVKRLLAYSSVAQIGYMLLGISMNSQTGLTAGIVHMFNHAIIKGGLFMVVGCFAIRLGSVQLSEWKGAGRVMPWTAFAWAIGGLGLIGVPMTAGFISKWLLLTAVLESNRWPVAVLMLISSLLALIYVWRVVETLYFAEPSERVKQATEAPLQMLVPTYFVLSLVIVFGVWTTYSAGLAAEAATMLLGGPTQ, encoded by the coding sequence ATGGAACCGAACCTGCCAGTATTGTTGATCGTTTTGCCGATGGTGGCGGCGCCGCTTTGCGTGCTTGTCGGCAATCGATACGTTGCCCATGTGATCGCGCTGATGGCGTCGATCGGAACGTTTGCCATCGCGATGATGTTGATGGCGCAAGTGATAAATACCGGAGTCATTCGGTATGACATCGGTGGCTGGGAACCGCCCTACGGCATCGAATACGTCATCGATTCGCTTAGCGCGTTCGTGATTCTATTTGTTTCGGGAATGGCCGTCGTCACGTTGGTCTATGCCCCCGACAGCGTCGACAGCGAGATTCCAAAGTCGAAGCAAACGTTGTTTTACGCGACGTTTCTACTATGCGTGACCGGACTTCTGGGCATGGTCGCGACCGGTGACTTGTTCAACGTGTTTGTGTTTTTAGAGATCTCGTCGCTTTCGTCGTACGCCCTGATTTCGCTCGGTCGAACGCGGCGGGCGCCACTTGCGGCGCTGCAGTATTTGATCCTGGGCAGTATCGGCGCAACGTTCATTCTGATCGGCATCGGATTGCTTTATCAAATGACCGGCACGCTGAACATGGCCGACATTGCTTCGCGGATCGATACGACCGACGGACCACGAACGATGTTGGTGGCGTTGGCGTTTTTGACGATCGGTTTGTACGTAAAAATGGCGGTCTTTCCGCTGCACACCTGGTTGCCCAACGCGTACACGTATGCCCCGTCGGCGGTCACCATTTTCATCGCGGCCACCGCGACCAAGGTTTCCGTTTACGCGTTCATCCGATTGATCTACGGCATCATCACGCCCGAGTTCGCGTTCGACATCCTGCCGCTCGATTCGGCACTGCGAGTGCTGGCGCTGGTGGGCATCTTCGCCGCTTCGATGGCCGCCATTTTTCAAGACAACGTCAAGCGACTATTGGCCTACAGCAGTGTCGCCCAGATCGGATACATGTTGCTGGGGATCAGCATGAACAGCCAAACCGGTTTGACCGCTGGCATCGTTCACATGTTCAACCACGCCATCATCAAGGGCGGACTGTTCATGGTCGTTGGATGCTTCGCGATCCGTTTGGGATCGGTTCAGTTGAGTGAATGGAAGGGCGCCGGACGCGTCATGCCGTGGACCGCGTTCGCGTGGGCGATCGGCGGTTTGGGTTTGATCGGTGTCCCGATGACGGCTGGGTTCATTAGCAAGTGGTTGCTGTTGACCGCGGTGCTGGAATCAAACCGATGGCCGGTCGCGGTGCTGATGCTGATCAGTTCTCTGCTGGCACTGATTTACGTTTGGCGAGTCGTCGAAACGTTGTACTTTGCCGAACCGTCCGAACGAGTCAAACAAGCAACCGAAGCGCCGCTGCAGATGCTGGTGCCGACCTACTTCGTGCTCAGTCTGGTGATCGTGTTTGGCGTCTGGACGACATACTCGGCCGGATTGGCTGCCGAAGCGGCGACGATGTTGTTGGGAGGACCAACCCAATGA
- a CDS encoding sodium:proton antiporter: MILADTLETFRDLFNYWVVVFLMMTGFYIVIARKNLIKTIIGLNIFQTSVFLLYITMGKIDGATAPIIPPALAAGHGHGHDESSDAASHVAEQIYSNPLPSVLMLTAIVVGIATTATALALIVRIREDYGTIEEDEILELDRTEWDKAS; encoded by the coding sequence ATGATCCTGGCGGACACACTCGAAACGTTTCGCGATTTGTTCAACTACTGGGTCGTCGTCTTCTTGATGATGACCGGGTTTTACATCGTGATCGCACGCAAGAATCTGATCAAAACGATCATCGGTTTGAACATCTTCCAAACGTCGGTGTTCTTGCTGTACATCACGATGGGCAAGATCGATGGTGCCACGGCGCCGATCATCCCACCGGCGCTGGCGGCCGGGCACGGTCACGGGCACGATGAATCGTCCGACGCGGCGTCACACGTCGCCGAACAAATCTATTCCAATCCGCTGCCCAGCGTATTGATGTTGACGGCGATCGTCGTTGGCATCGCAACAACGGCAACGGCGCTCGCACTGATCGTTCGCATCCGCGAAGACTACGGAACGATCGAAGAAGACGAGATCCTTGAACTCGACCGCACCGAGTGGGACAAGGCATCGTGA
- a CDS encoding Na(+)/H(+) antiporter subunit B, with protein sequence MTEFPIIRVVSKLLIPYILLFALYVQFHGDYGPGGGFQAGVIFASAIILYGLVFGLDSAKKVAPPRIIERLMATGVMIYAGTGLLTVVMGGNFLDYDVLEHHFMPQWHVPSGQHLGILLVELGVGVTVTSVMVMIFYAFAGRRQTT encoded by the coding sequence ATGACCGAATTTCCAATCATACGCGTTGTCAGCAAACTGCTGATTCCGTACATCCTGCTGTTCGCGTTGTACGTTCAATTCCACGGCGATTATGGGCCCGGTGGCGGATTCCAAGCAGGCGTGATTTTCGCATCGGCAATCATTTTGTACGGTTTGGTCTTCGGACTCGATTCCGCCAAAAAGGTGGCACCGCCGCGGATCATCGAACGACTGATGGCCACCGGCGTCATGATCTACGCGGGCACCGGTTTGCTAACGGTCGTGATGGGCGGAAACTTTCTCGACTACGACGTCCTTGAACATCATTTCATGCCCCAGTGGCACGTGCCCAGCGGACAACACTTGGGCATTCTGCTGGTCGAATTGGGTGTTGGAGTCACCGTGACTTCGGTGATGGTCATGATTTTCTATGCGTTCGCGGGAAGACGGCAGACCACATGA
- a CDS encoding DUF4040 domain-containing protein — MNLIEFAILGLLATTAVTIARIRDLWAAIMFTGIYSFLSASWMLLLDAPDVSFTEAAVGAGISTVLMLSTLALTGKVEKAPTRFSPMPLLVVTVTGCALVYGTLDMPPMGAADDPIHLHPNPGFVERSQADMHGLPNVVTAVLASYRGYDTLGETTVVFTAGLAVLLILRRSTDGTAKPDGTAESNE; from the coding sequence ATGAACTTGATCGAGTTTGCGATTCTGGGCCTGTTGGCGACCACGGCGGTTACGATCGCGCGGATTCGCGATTTGTGGGCCGCGATCATGTTCACGGGCATCTACAGTTTTCTGTCGGCCAGCTGGATGTTGCTGCTGGATGCGCCCGACGTATCGTTCACCGAAGCCGCCGTCGGCGCGGGCATCTCGACGGTGTTGATGCTAAGCACGTTGGCGTTGACGGGTAAGGTCGAGAAGGCACCCACGCGATTTTCGCCGATGCCTTTGTTGGTGGTCACCGTGACCGGTTGCGCGCTGGTCTATGGCACGCTTGACATGCCACCGATGGGCGCGGCCGATGATCCGATTCACTTGCACCCCAACCCCGGTTTCGTCGAACGTTCGCAAGCCGACATGCACGGGCTTCCCAACGTGGTGACGGCAGTGCTGGCTAGCTACCGAGGCTATGACACCCTGGGCGAAACGACGGTGGTATTCACCGCCGGATTGGCCGTGCTACTGATCTTGCGTCGCAGTACTGACGGCACAGCAAAGCCGGACGGCACAGCGGAGTCGAACGAATGA
- the mnhG gene encoding monovalent cation/H(+) antiporter subunit G, translating into MIFLATLQPGGIESWIPIALDTISWTLLLAGSAFAVIGGIGILRLPEFFSRMHGAGITDTMGAGLIMLGLVFQSDSVLVAFKVLAILFFLMVTSPSSCHALAHSALANGLKPELDVRTPRRDESSADAMETDA; encoded by the coding sequence GTGATTTTTTTGGCCACGTTGCAACCCGGCGGCATCGAAAGCTGGATTCCGATCGCGCTGGACACGATCAGTTGGACGCTGTTGTTGGCGGGATCGGCGTTCGCGGTCATCGGTGGCATCGGCATTTTGCGATTGCCCGAATTCTTTTCACGAATGCACGGCGCGGGCATCACCGACACGATGGGTGCCGGTTTGATCATGTTGGGGTTGGTGTTCCAATCCGATTCCGTCCTGGTCGCGTTCAAGGTACTGGCGATTCTGTTTTTCTTGATGGTCACGAGCCCGAGTTCCTGTCACGCGCTGGCCCACTCGGCACTGGCGAACGGACTAAAACCGGAATTGGATGTTCGGACGCCCCGGCGAGATGAATCGTCGGCCGACGCGATGGAGACCGACGCATGA
- a CDS encoding monovalent cation/H+ antiporter complex subunit F yields MFAVASAAVLVTMTLALTRAMLGPTVFDRVLALNMFGTKTVLLISVVSFMSGRTDFLDLALLYSLMNFIGMVALLRFTTTGTFSEESL; encoded by the coding sequence ATGTTTGCCGTCGCCAGCGCTGCGGTGCTGGTCACGATGACATTGGCACTGACACGGGCGATGCTTGGCCCGACGGTTTTCGATCGCGTGTTGGCGCTGAACATGTTCGGCACAAAAACAGTGCTGTTGATTTCGGTCGTCAGCTTCATGAGTGGCCGTACCGATTTTCTTGACCTGGCGCTGCTCTATAGCCTGATGAATTTCATCGGCATGGTGGCGCTGTTGCGATTCACGACAACGGGCACGTTTAGCGAGGAATCGCTGTGA
- a CDS encoding Na+/H+ antiporter subunit E, which produces MKYTISLGVALLANWLLWSGHFDNPFLLGLGFGSCVLSLWLSARMRIVDEEGAPAQLGLRPFTQFAPWLAFKIVESNVHVAKIILSRDMPLNRNVVTIQSNQKSALGRVILANSITLTPGTVSVDLIEDKIMIHALSISDADEDMSGDIDRRICRLERSE; this is translated from the coding sequence GTGAAATACACCATTTCCCTCGGCGTCGCCCTGCTGGCCAACTGGCTGTTGTGGTCCGGGCACTTCGACAATCCCTTTCTGCTTGGACTGGGATTTGGGTCGTGTGTGTTGAGTCTTTGGTTGTCGGCGAGAATGCGAATTGTCGACGAAGAAGGCGCGCCGGCTCAACTCGGCTTGCGTCCCTTCACGCAATTCGCGCCGTGGTTGGCATTCAAAATTGTTGAATCGAATGTCCATGTCGCCAAAATCATTTTGTCGCGCGACATGCCGCTCAACCGCAACGTGGTGACCATTCAGTCGAACCAAAAGAGCGCACTCGGTCGTGTAATCCTGGCAAATTCGATCACGCTGACGCCGGGTACGGTGTCGGTCGATTTGATCGAAGACAAAATCATGATTCACGCGTTGTCCATCTCCGACGCTGACGAAGACATGTCCGGTGACATCGATCGAAGGATCTGTCGATTGGAGCGTTCAGAGTGA
- the carA gene encoding glutamine-hydrolyzing carbamoyl-phosphate synthase small subunit yields the protein MTPAKLVLEDGSVFPGQSFGAAGEVTGEVVFNTSMTGYQEILTDPSYHGQIVTMTYPEIGNYGVNEIDVEHRVPSLSGFIVRELSRIHSNYRASGDLDTYLKKHNVIALSGIDTRSLVRHIRTAGAMRGILSTTDADNASLIAKAKAAPSLVGRDLVREVMSKSVTSWDEKLDDWTACEIGAAVDSGGGTHVVCMDFGMKWNIPRHFASRGYKVTIVPGDTTAAEIMKLSPDGVFLSNGPGDPEPLDYAIKTISELLGKTPIFGICLGHQLLSLACGAKTFKLKFGHRGANQPVMDLTTGKVEITTQNHGFAVDADSLPADLEITHRNLNDDTVAGVRHKTHPAFGVQYHPEAAAGPHDSHYLFDRFQDLLTAAAV from the coding sequence ATGACTCCCGCAAAACTCGTTCTTGAAGACGGCTCCGTATTCCCTGGCCAATCGTTCGGCGCGGCTGGCGAAGTGACCGGCGAGGTTGTTTTCAATACGTCGATGACCGGTTATCAAGAAATCTTGACCGATCCCAGCTATCACGGCCAAATCGTCACGATGACGTACCCGGAAATCGGCAACTACGGCGTCAACGAAATCGATGTCGAACACCGCGTTCCGTCGCTGTCCGGGTTTATCGTTCGCGAGCTCAGCCGGATCCACAGCAACTATCGCGCGAGCGGCGACCTGGACACCTATTTGAAAAAGCACAACGTCATCGCGTTGTCGGGTATCGACACACGATCGTTGGTGCGGCACATCCGAACCGCCGGAGCGATGCGAGGTATTTTGTCGACCACGGACGCCGACAATGCATCGTTGATTGCCAAAGCCAAAGCCGCACCCAGCCTGGTCGGACGCGATTTGGTTCGCGAAGTGATGAGCAAGTCCGTCACATCCTGGGACGAAAAACTTGACGATTGGACCGCTTGTGAAATCGGTGCGGCCGTCGATTCAGGTGGCGGCACCCACGTCGTTTGCATGGACTTTGGCATGAAGTGGAACATTCCGCGACACTTTGCGTCGCGTGGTTACAAGGTCACGATCGTACCCGGCGACACGACAGCGGCCGAGATCATGAAACTGTCGCCCGACGGTGTGTTTCTGTCCAACGGTCCCGGCGACCCCGAGCCGCTTGACTATGCGATCAAGACGATCAGCGAGCTGTTGGGGAAGACACCGATTTTTGGAATCTGCTTAGGTCATCAGTTGTTGTCACTGGCATGTGGCGCGAAGACCTTCAAGTTGAAGTTCGGCCATCGCGGTGCGAACCAACCGGTGATGGATCTGACGACGGGCAAGGTTGAGATCACCACGCAAAACCACGGCTTCGCAGTCGACGCCGACTCGTTGCCCGCAGACCTTGAAATCACACACCGTAACTTGAACGATGATACGGTTGCGGGCGTGCGCCACAAAACCCATCCCGCATTCGGTGTTCAGTATCACCCCGAAGCGGCCGCCGGACCGCACGACAGTCATTATCTGTTCGACCGGTTCCAGGATCTGCTGACTGCTGCGGCAGTTTGA
- a CDS encoding glucan biosynthesis protein — translation MRFLSVVLFFTFTSLAGAEDSEALVAVARYSQVETFDDLDQLAKQTASSDFVPRRAVPESLAAMVYDQYVKIQYKIENATWWGTDRPFWIETFHQGFVQRDRVWLFVREDDRNRLIPFSTDDFTYDLHGLDPKSIADAGHAGIKIAGRFPRGAEEEFLTFLGSSYFRARSESNVYGASARGLAIDIATEGAEEFPFYRAIWIDEPTPDAKSVTVRALLDSPTVCGAYQFELMPGATTTSIDVRSSLHFRRVPKKLAIAPLTSMWIWGDGLRGPPKDARPSVHDSDGLLIRTGEAAHSDWTWRAIARPPYPSVTSFPTDRLLGFGLMQRNTSFFHFDDHNALYNKRPSVFVTPHGDWGAGRIELLELPGAHEGIDNLGAYWIPQLPPTTDAPLRLRYTVEFFGGDHGGQSNVARATSLELKRGAESIALTVRFAGEVIREIPATAYIDVAIATVRGAISEQKLTKTQTGDWLLKMVATPSEPAPMEIKATLRHRGQPVSETFSYLCPHDEPQFVYPDVYTR, via the coding sequence ATGCGTTTTTTGAGTGTCGTACTGTTTTTCACGTTCACTTCGCTTGCGGGGGCGGAGGATTCTGAGGCGTTGGTTGCCGTCGCCCGATACTCGCAAGTCGAAACGTTTGACGACTTGGATCAGTTAGCAAAACAGACCGCATCGTCGGATTTTGTACCTCGGCGTGCCGTGCCGGAATCTTTGGCGGCAATGGTGTATGACCAATACGTCAAGATTCAATACAAGATCGAGAATGCGACGTGGTGGGGAACGGATCGGCCTTTCTGGATCGAAACGTTCCACCAAGGGTTTGTACAGCGCGACCGCGTTTGGTTGTTCGTTCGCGAAGACGATCGAAACCGGTTGATCCCGTTTTCGACGGACGACTTCACTTATGATCTTCATGGCTTGGATCCGAAATCCATCGCTGATGCCGGTCATGCGGGAATCAAAATCGCCGGACGTTTTCCTAGGGGCGCCGAAGAAGAATTCTTGACGTTTTTGGGGTCCAGCTATTTTCGCGCCCGCAGTGAATCCAACGTTTACGGTGCGTCGGCACGTGGTTTGGCGATCGACATTGCAACCGAGGGTGCCGAAGAGTTTCCGTTCTATCGTGCGATTTGGATCGACGAACCCACCCCGGATGCAAAGTCCGTCACGGTGCGTGCGTTACTGGATAGCCCCACCGTCTGCGGCGCTTACCAGTTCGAATTGATGCCCGGCGCGACGACGACGTCGATTGACGTTCGATCGTCACTTCATTTTCGCCGAGTCCCCAAGAAGCTGGCCATCGCACCGCTGACCAGCATGTGGATTTGGGGCGATGGTTTGCGCGGTCCGCCCAAAGACGCGCGGCCGTCGGTTCATGATTCCGACGGCCTATTGATTCGCACCGGCGAGGCGGCCCATAGCGACTGGACCTGGCGAGCGATCGCCCGACCGCCGTATCCCTCGGTGACTTCGTTTCCGACCGATCGTTTGCTCGGGTTTGGTTTGATGCAGCGGAATACCTCGTTCTTTCATTTCGACGATCACAACGCGTTGTACAACAAACGGCCCAGTGTGTTCGTTACGCCGCACGGTGATTGGGGTGCGGGCCGCATCGAGCTGTTGGAATTGCCCGGTGCTCACGAAGGCATCGACAATCTTGGTGCCTACTGGATCCCCCAATTACCCCCCACAACGGATGCCCCCCTGCGGCTTCGATACACGGTCGAGTTTTTCGGGGGCGACCATGGCGGGCAATCCAACGTCGCTCGGGCGACGTCGCTGGAACTGAAACGCGGCGCCGAGTCGATTGCATTGACGGTCCGCTTTGCGGGCGAAGTGATCCGCGAAATCCCCGCAACCGCGTATATCGACGTCGCGATCGCCACGGTTCGCGGTGCCATTTCCGAACAAAAGCTGACCAAGACGCAAACCGGCGACTGGCTGCTAAAAATGGTCGCAACGCCCTCGGAACCGGCACCCATGGAGATCAAGGCAACGCTGCGTCACCGCGGGCAGCCGGTCTCGGAGACCTTCTCGTATCTTTGCCCTCACGACGAGCCGCAATTTGTCTACCCAGACGTCTACACACGGTAA